The genomic interval GCATGGGTAACCGGAGTTTATGGTTTCCTGGCTGCTGATTCCAACGAACAAAAAAACACCATGCAAGATTTTCTCCAGGATATGATGACCAGAGAAATCCAAAATACAAAAAACCTGCTGGAATTATGGCAAAACAGCCCAGTACATTTTATGGTGATTTCGAAATCCGGTGAGACCAGCTACATTTATGGTGAGAATTTGGGAGAGTTATTGAATCGGAAAATTGAACTTATGAGCAAATATCGGCATGTCCAACCTAGAATCGATCCTGATATAATGTGGAAAATTTAAGCTTATTATCAAATATTCAGCCATTGGCTTTTAGCTGCTGGCCTTTAGCTTACTCTGATGAGATTGTTTAACATTTTTGTTCTATGTTTTAACCGATCCACAATCACTTAACCATCTTTTGTTGGGATTAAATGCCAATAGCTAACAGCCAAATGCCAATAGCCGAACAATTATAAAAAAGGCTTTAAAAAGATTTATAATATGAACTTGGAGCCTTTGAGCCTTAGCGGCTGAATAGTTACGCTTATTATTAGATTTGTCTTGCTTACACGTATTCAAAAAATAAATTAACACTTGTAGATTTGCTGTATTCCGAATGCAATTACAAAATGACCTGGGAAAACAATATAACCGTAACTTAACCTGCAAATCGTGAATGATGGATCAAAGCTTACCTGACAAAGCTGCAACGGTGCAATTATTTCATACCTGCCTGATCAATGAATTTTATCCCGAGGTTGGCATGGCAGTAGTCCATATTCTCGAACGGCTCGGAATCCGGGTTGAAGTTCCCTTAGATCAAACTTGTTGCGGACAACCTGCTTACAACTCCGGTTTTTTGGAGGAGACTAAGAAAGTGGCGGTCAAAAACCTGGAAGTCCTGTCCAGCACCGAAGGAGCAATCATTATTCCATCAGGTTCCTGTGGCGATATGATCATCCACCAATACCGTATCCTTTTTGCCGAAAACCCAGATCTTCTCAAAAAAGTAGATAAAGTCTCCCGGCGCTGCTATGAGTTTAGCCAATTTTTGGTGGATGTTCTGGGCATCACCGATTTAGGAGCCAGATTGAAGGCAAGGGGAGCATACCATCCGTCTTGTCATCTTTTGCGTGGACTTAAAATTAAAGATCAGCCAAAAATACTGCTTGAAAATATCGCAGAACTTGAGATGGTTGAATTTGAAGATCCGGAAGAATGCTGCGGGTTTGGCGGGATGTTTTCTATTAAGAATCCCGAAATATCCGGTCGAATGATGGACAATAAGATCAGCAACTTGCAAGCAAGCAAAGTCGATATGGTAATCAGTTGCGATATGGGCTGCCTGATGCACCTGGAAGGGGGGCTGCATCGCAAAGGCTCTCAGATTCGAGTGCGCCATCTTGCCCAGGTCCTTGATAGCGGGGTCGATTGATGTCACACTTTTCAGACCGGGTTGACAAAGCTCTTGCGGATGACAATCTTAGTGAAGCGCTTAAAAAGGCGACGTCGCAACTGGTTTCCAGGCGATCGACAGCGTTCTCTTCTCTTGAAGATGCCGAGAATCTGAGGGACATTGCCCGCAATACCAAAATGAAAATCTTACATAATCTAGAAGACAATCTGCTGAAATTTGAGAAAAGTCTACAAAAAAATGGTTCTCATGTCCACTGGGCGAAGGATGCAGAAGAGGCAAATAATGTAGTCATAGAAATTGCCCAAAAACAGGCTGTAAAGAAGATTGTAAAATCCAAGTCCATGTTGTCGGAAGAAATTCACCTGAATACAGCATTGATTAAAGCCGGTATGCAGGTTGTGGAAACGGACCTGGGTGAATACATCGTCCAACTTGCCGGAGATAAGCCATCGCACATCATCGCACCTATCATTCATATGACTCGTGAGGATGTCGGCAATCTCATGCATGACCGGTTATCGGTACCTTTTTCTGACGAGCCGGAAGTACTGACTCGAATTGCCAGGCGAAAGCTCCGCCAGGAATTTCTCGATGCGGATATGGGTATTACCGGAGCGAATTTTGGCGTGGTTGAAACCGGCAGTATTTGTCTTGTCACAAATGAAGGAAACGCCCGCATGGTCACCACGCTGCCTAAAATCCATGTCGTTTTGATCGGAATCGAAAAATTGGTAGCCACGTTTGAGGATCTTAATCGTTTTTTAAAATTATTAGCACGTTCGGCTACCGGACAAAAACTTTCGGTTTATACATCGATCATTCAAGGACCCGGGAAAGGAACTGAAACCGGACCGGAAGAAGTTCATGTTGTGCTTGTAGATAATGGCCGCAGTGGAATGCTTGGTGGAGACTTAGCTGAGAGTCTCGCATGTATTCGATGTGGCGCTTGTCTGAATGTCTGTCCGATCTATAAAAACATTGGCGGCCATGCTTATGGCGATACTTACGCCGGTCCAATTGGATCTATCATCACACCAGGACTCAGGGGATTGGCACAATGGCATGAACTACCTGCAGCCAGTACACTTTGTGGCGCATGTAAAGAAGTATGTCCAATACGAATTGATATTCCCAAAATGCTGTTGAAATTGCGTCAAGTCACGCCGCCAAAGGTCAAAGCTTCAATAAGCTTAAGAATGGCGATAAAATGCTTTGCTGTGATTGCTGGTATCCCAAAAGTATATAAAGGATTTACTGCATTTGGAAGCAGGTTA from candidate division KSB1 bacterium carries:
- a CDS encoding (Fe-S)-binding protein; protein product: MMDQSLPDKAATVQLFHTCLINEFYPEVGMAVVHILERLGIRVEVPLDQTCCGQPAYNSGFLEETKKVAVKNLEVLSSTEGAIIIPSGSCGDMIIHQYRILFAENPDLLKKVDKVSRRCYEFSQFLVDVLGITDLGARLKARGAYHPSCHLLRGLKIKDQPKILLENIAELEMVEFEDPEECCGFGGMFSIKNPEISGRMMDNKISNLQASKVDMVISCDMGCLMHLEGGLHRKGSQIRVRHLAQVLDSGVD
- a CDS encoding iron-sulfur cluster-binding protein codes for the protein MSHFSDRVDKALADDNLSEALKKATSQLVSRRSTAFSSLEDAENLRDIARNTKMKILHNLEDNLLKFEKSLQKNGSHVHWAKDAEEANNVVIEIAQKQAVKKIVKSKSMLSEEIHLNTALIKAGMQVVETDLGEYIVQLAGDKPSHIIAPIIHMTREDVGNLMHDRLSVPFSDEPEVLTRIARRKLRQEFLDADMGITGANFGVVETGSICLVTNEGNARMVTTLPKIHVVLIGIEKLVATFEDLNRFLKLLARSATGQKLSVYTSIIQGPGKGTETGPEEVHVVLVDNGRSGMLGGDLAESLACIRCGACLNVCPIYKNIGGHAYGDTYAGPIGSIITPGLRGLAQWHELPAASTLCGACKEVCPIRIDIPKMLLKLRQVTPPKVKASISLRMAIKCFAVIAGIPKVYKGFTAFGSRLLRFLGSKSWLTNNIPLLDRWTKVRDFKTPAKKSFQRMWQEKIAKDGK